The DNA window GCCAGTAGGAGACTCTGCCATCGCGCTCATTACGGTGAGCCAGCTCCTTGACCTCGTCCGGCATGAGAACATAGGCAGAGGGTGAGCCAGAGGCCATCTGGTTGACTACAACCCAGTAGTCGCCCATCATCCTCTCCAGTGAGTCACCGAGCGGAATGGCGTCGCGCTTGCTCACCGTCTTGACCTGTATGCCGCAGAAGCTCTTTGCATCAGGACTATAGGCGATGATGTCTATGCCACGTGCATTGCGCGCTGTTGGCATGACATTCCAACCTAGGAGAGAAAGCTTGTAACAGCAGTAGTACAATCCTGCATTGCCCACCACCTGAGCATTACCCATCGTTGACCTCCTCCTGCTTTCCGTTCTCTCCAGCATTCGGCGGGGCTTCCTGCCACAACCGGTACTCGACCTCGAGGGGAATGCCCCCACGGTTGTCACGCACCCACTGCTGGCACTCCATGTACTGACTGTAATCGTCGAGCCTGCTCCAGGCGCAGCCAAGAGCTGGCATCTCCTGCTCCTCCAGGCGTTTCAGCACAATGCTGTCCAGCGCCACATGCGCCACGTCGTACACGCAGTGGAATCCAGGAAGACGACGCTCGCCAAGGGCGATCGCATATTTGATACTCATGTTGACCCACTTCTGTGATTGCCCGACCGACAACGGGAAGCCGCGCTCTGAGGAGACTCCTCTCAGAGCGTCTACCGACTCGTGGTGCCACGCATCAAACGACGCCTGAGTCCAAGGGTGCTCGCCAGAGAGCATCGCCAGACGATCCCTCAGAGACCGTAGCATTGTACTCTTCCAGTCCGCGTGACCCTCTCCAAACCTGCCCATGCCATGCATTGTGCGGTTCATGTCCAAGTAGGCACGCCACATGCACCGGTCAAGCCAATCGCCCTTGCGCCCGAAGTAGCACACGGCCACAAAATCGTCCCAGTCGCTCGCAGACACAGTGTGCCTTACTGATGATTCAGTATTCATTGCTCCTCCTCTGCATCGAATCTCAGAACTGCATCTTGAAACGCTCTATCAGTTATCATCGTAGAAGACCAACCATTTTGTTGGCGTCAACAAGATGGTCGAACTCCGCTCAGCGAGTCGGTGATCAGGTCGTCTGCGCCTGCCCGATAACCCTGACGCGAGTTGCGCCATTCCTCGTACCCGAGCGGGACCTGCAGATCCTGTGCTAACCAGAACTCGATGCTGTTCTCCTTGCATGTTGCTTCTTCAGACGATTTGAGTAGCTTGCCCGAGTTGTTTATCCATCTTCCGTCCCCTCCTCAGTGCCCTGGTCAGTGCCGTCTGCCCACCGCTGGAGTGCCATGCGGCAGCGCTCAACAAGATCAGGGGTGAACGAAGCACTGGGCTTGTGCTGGTAGATGTACTGCAGAATGGCCTTGGTGCCCAGAATTGGAATGTAGCTACCAGTATTTGTGTTCCCCAAATGCAAATCATCGGGTACGTTGGCAAACGGGAAAGCCAGGATTGACTGCACGAAAAGCTGTTCCTGAATGCCGTGCTCGGCTAGATAGTCCTTGACTTGATATGCCTCCTGCATTGCCTGTCGCTGGTAGTTCTTGCGAGGCTGATCGCCGTGATTTATCGCCAGTCGACCCAATTCGTCAATCGAGACATCGCCATGGTTTGACTTGGTCTCAATAACAAATGCTCCGGTCAGACCGATAACTACGTGATCGATGTCTCCATATCCTCGGTAGAGTCCATGAAAGACAACATACTGTCGCTCGTCGAGGTTCGCCAAGACGTTTCGGACCTCCTGCTCGGCCTTCTGAGCTCTCCTGTCCTCGGCAACTTTTCTGTTAAAGTCGAGCACGACCTTACGAAGCGTTAGGGGGACGAAAGCTAGCAGCAAGAAGGCAAGCGAGACGAAGAATGCGAGATCGACCCCGATGACGGCACGCATGACCCGTTGGCTTGAAGCCAAGAGTGGTAGCAGCACGGGCAGCGAAATGAACAGAAGAAGCACGACCACGATACCTCCAAGCAGCGATATCCAGCGTGCCCGGTTCACTCGGCCCATTGAATCCTGCAAGTCGCCTATCTGTTGTTCCAGAAACGTCCTTGCTACTCTGCCACTATTCATCGTGCCCGCCTCCTATGGTGCTAATGCAGTTTTCAAACCAAGGTCGACCGCCCAGCGTGCCAGCGCCGTTTCCATATTTGCCCTAACGCTGACGAAAAAGCCTATGAGATCGTAATCCTGGTACGGCCCTTTTGCCAGATCATCCGGGTCCTCCATCAAGTAGACGGCAGACTGAGGTGCAGCTCCAGAGGCGTAGCTGTACGCCGGCCATTGATAGAGCACACCCCGGTGGGTCGCGGCATTGCGATACCGCGTCAGCCGGACGTACCATCCAAACTTGGGATCACTGGTGGAAGCGTTCCTATCCTGTAACATCTGTAGGTTGTTAAGGGGCGCGACCAAACTACTGTTTTGCTGTCCGATTGCCCGAACAAGACGCTTCTCGCATACTTCATGTGCCAATAGTCCAAGGTGATACTGTCTGTTGACTTCCTGGAGCAGCATGTCCTTTGTGCTTACTAGAACAAAGAGAAAACCATCGACATAGCTCCTGACCCTCGCCAAGTCCTTTTCGTGACCGACATCATAGATGTGGGCTATCCCTCCTAGAGAATCGTAGGAGTCACGTAGACGTTGAAGCTCTTCGAGCAATACGTCAGCTTCCTGCAATCTGTTCCAAATCCCCCCCTCATTCATGTTTCGCTGGATCGCTGCATAGACTTTGAAACGTAGTGGCTGAGGATGTGTTCTGAGGGGTCGTCGAATATCCAGACATCTGTGAAGTGCGATTCCCAGAGGCTACGCCAACGCTCAGGCTGACATTCCCAGCCGAATCCAGGTTTATAGCTCGGATCCCATTCGTAGTAGAGTAGCAATTGGGGACTTACAGCGCCGCACCGATATCGATATCGGTTGTTGGCTTTCCGCTGCAGAGCTTCCTTGATACCATCCCCAAAAGATGTGACATTGGAAACCTTCCATAGTGGCCCAGTAAGGCCTGTAGATAAGCGACTGATAGTGATCTGACCCTTGAGCCCCCTGAGTTCGGAGACGCAGTCATACCGAAGTACTCGTGAGGCATGTCTGTTTGGCAGCAGCTCTTCTGGCTTCTGCGAGATGAGATACCTGCATATTTCCCTCAATGCCTGCCGTGTTCGATCATGTGGCAACTCGACAAGGAAGTGCAATCCAGAAAACCTGCACCTGAAAGTCTCGACTTCTGTTGGCGAGAGAACCCCGGAGTCGTCATAACTGTGTTGAATGTGGGACCAGTTGCGCTTCATCTGTTCGCTAGCCAATTCTGACAGTTCAAACATAAAGATCGCACCCCCGGCATCCTGACAAATGATGTCGGGTTCGTCCGTCTTCTCGTCGCCATGGCAGGTGGTATGGGGCAGGATACTCAATCTCGATACTGGCACAAATCTGTTGAACACCAGCAGTTCTTCCTGTACTTGAGTCTTGTCGTGTGTCATACCTGTCGCAGTCTTGCCCGGTTGGAGAGCCCCGAGCTAGTCACGAACCAGTGGTATCACTGCCTTCGGCAGCCCGACCTGTTAGGAGAACTGAGCCCTAGGCGATGCCACAGCCACAAGCACTGTTCCTTCTTCCAGCTGTATTCGCACTGATAGATGGAAACAACAAACTGCTGGTCCGTGCTGGCCATCAGCTTCAGTAGAGATGCTTCAGTCGCTTTCATTCCCTCCTCCCTCTTCCGTTTCTCGACAGACAAATCGCGCCACGCCCATCCAGTTTCCAAGAAGCTGCATCAACGTTGCTCTATAACCAGACATCTGCTAAAGTGCCGTCTTCACCAACTCCTGCACTTCCTTGGGTAGTTTGCTCTGGCTCATGATGTAGGCGCCGTAGATGCCACTCAGACCTGTAGCAAGAGCCTTGCGAACTGACTGGTTGGCAGCTGCACCAGCATCGTTGCGAAGAATCTTCTCGATATGAACGGGAATGCGATACTCGTACAGGTCGTCTTCCCAGATCATCTGGTCAGACGTGAACGCCTTACCGCTTACCGTCGCAACGAGGACTCCCTCCTTGCCGACCAGCAGGACCATGGTCTCACCCTGATCCCACTTGCTAAACCGTGAGCGGTTCGAACCCCAGACTCCGTTCTTCACGACAACGTCCGCAACCTTCCACGAATCAACGCGCGCGACTCTCATAGTCTCCTCCCAGCTTCCGTGTGATGTTGCTCCCTGACAATCTGCTACGCGTCAGGCTACCGGACCACCGGCGTATCGTCGCTGCTCGCCAACGCATCCTCGAGAGTGACAGCGGTCACGAACCGCGCTGGGTTCTCGCCTATTGCGAGATCCTTGAAGTGGGCTTTGCCGCACGTGATCTTGGCCCGTTCCCGATCTCGAAGTTCGTCGAAGAGCAGACTGCTCTTGGTCTCAACGACCAGATAGAGTCGCTCGCTGTCATCGGTGTTGGCAACGACAGCCCAGTCGGGGTTGTAGCTGCCCAGTGGCGTGGGCACAGTGAACCAGCCGGGCAGTTTGGCATAGACCTTGACGGAGCTGTTCTTCTCCAGCTGGTCCACGAACTCGGCCTCCGTGTCCGAACCGTATACAACTCGTTCATAGACCGATTTGTTGCTCGTAGCGAGCGAATTCCTGAGGTACCCTCTCAATTCCTCTGTCTCGAACAACTCTTGCGCGTAGTAGTCCTGATCACCGATACGCTGGTACTTGATGCCATCAACGAGCAGGAGCCGTTTCGCCCGGTTGATGACCTCAGCCGCAATCTCGGCAAATTGCTGAGGATTTCGTTTGAAATCGTTCAGACGTCTGCTGTCAATGAGAATTCGCACAAGGCTCCGACGCGTGAGCTCCGTCTGATTCTGCAGATACGTGAGGAGATCAGGCAACTCGATATTGCGTTCATCCAGCGTCGTGACTGCAGCACCGTCCTTCTCTGTCGCCTCGACGCCGGCCTCGCCGATCGCGATGTCAGCCTTGTGCCACAGGAGTCGCGCCCGCGCGATTGGAGGAGCTTCCTGCAACCCACGGGTGCAGCTCTCGATGAGCTGCTCATTGTCGAAATGCACTCGATATGTGGTCTTGTACTTAATGCGATCCCACAGCGCCTTGAATTCTGCACTGTGCAGTGTCGTTTCGTGGACACGGATTGGCGTTCCTTCGTCGGCATTCTTTATTTCGAGCCGGCCGGAAACCTTGCGGAGAATCTCCGTGATCTGCCCCATCTGGGCCGCAAACTGCGGTGGAACAGCGAACGTCTTGTCCTTCAGTGCTTGTTTCAGTGCATCCTCGACCTTGCCATTGGCGCCGATGTAGCCTTGTCCCTGCAGATATGCGAACAACTCCTTGGACTGGTCCAAACCCAACGGATGCGACGTCCCGTCGGACTCTTGCACACCTACTTGTGCAAATTGGTGGGACTCGAGGATCCCAAAGCGAATTCCAGTGTCAGTCTCGATTTCCCGCTGCAGGTTCGCTGCAAACTGCTCGTAGCTCTCCATCGCGACGACGGTCAGCGTGTTCACATCAAACCCGCGTTGTCGATCACCGTTCTGATTGACACATAGACGCAGTCCCCTGCCGATGGTCTGACGACGTTCCCGTTCAGTCTGGATGTCGCGCAGAGCACAGATCTGGAAGATGTTCGGGTTGTCCCACCCCTCTCGCAGAGCCGAGTGAGAAAAGATGAACTTGAGAGGCGTACCCAGGCTCAGCAGGCGCTCCTTGTCCCTCATAATAAGGCTATAGGTGTCGTCATCAGCTTTCGTGTCACCCCCGGTATCGGCGAGCTCCTCGACTGTCTTGCCACCAACTTTGTGCCTATCGATGGAGAAATACCCGCCGTGGACTTCCTCGGCTTCGTGAGCCAGATCGGCCTCGCCAAACAGCGTTGCATACTCGGGGTCACTGGCGAAGCGCCGGTACTCCTCCTCGAAGATGCGAGCGTAGTCGCCCTTCACCGGGTTGCCATCCTGGTCATA is part of the Coprothermobacter sp. genome and encodes:
- a CDS encoding restriction endonuclease subunit R, with translation MKFRFEPNLDYQLQAIDAVCDLFRGEEICRTEFTVTKSALNGEYLPGLESDLGIGNRMTLLDDEILKNLKDVQLRNGLAPSEQLGSYNFTVEMETGTGKTYVYLRTAFELHQRFGFSKFVIVVPSIAIKEGVYKTLQMTEQHFRQLYAGVPFEYFIYDSSKLGQVRNFATSPNIQFMVMTVGAINKKDVNNLYKDSEKTGGEKPIDLVRATNAIVIVDEPQSVDGGLEGQGKKALDDMQALCTLRYSATHVNKYNMVYRLDAVDAYERKLVKQIEVASATVVGAHNRPYVRLLTASNKRGMISAIVELDVKAGAGVQRSHAVVQDGDDLEMTTGRAVYRDCRVGEIRVGRGKESLELHVPGDDITLQVDESYGDVDALAVQREMIRRTIKEHLDKEKRLRPQGIKVLSLFFVDTVSKYRQYDQDGNPVKGDYARIFEEEYRRFASDPEYATLFGEADLAHEAEEVHGGYFSIDRHKVGGKTVEELADTGGDTKADDDTYSLIMRDKERLLSLGTPLKFIFSHSALREGWDNPNIFQICALRDIQTERERRQTIGRGLRLCVNQNGDRQRGFDVNTLTVVAMESYEQFAANLQREIETDTGIRFGILESHQFAQVGVQESDGTSHPLGLDQSKELFAYLQGQGYIGANGKVEDALKQALKDKTFAVPPQFAAQMGQITEILRKVSGRLEIKNADEGTPIRVHETTLHSAEFKALWDRIKYKTTYRVHFDNEQLIESCTRGLQEAPPIARARLLWHKADIAIGEAGVEATEKDGAAVTTLDERNIELPDLLTYLQNQTELTRRSLVRILIDSRRLNDFKRNPQQFAEIAAEVINRAKRLLLVDGIKYQRIGDQDYYAQELFETEELRGYLRNSLATSNKSVYERVVYGSDTEAEFVDQLEKNSSVKVYAKLPGWFTVPTPLGSYNPDWAVVANTDDSERLYLVVETKSSLLFDELRDRERAKITCGKAHFKDLAIGENPARFVTAVTLEDALASSDDTPVVR